The following are from one region of the Leptospira terpstrae serovar Hualin str. LT 11-33 = ATCC 700639 genome:
- a CDS encoding GNAT family N-acetyltransferase: protein MKIRQANYKDIAKLSEIFDAYRQFYGQNSNITGAIRFLQDRMEHGQSIIFLAEDSNSGEVSGFTQLYPVFSSISMQRSYILNDLYVKKEFRKQGIAKLLIAEAKTFTKTNSGKGLELSTSTHNKEARALYAQEGFEQETEFLTYFWKSV, encoded by the coding sequence ATGAAAATAAGACAAGCTAACTACAAAGACATAGCCAAACTATCCGAAATTTTCGATGCGTATAGACAATTCTACGGTCAAAATTCTAACATAACAGGCGCTATTCGATTTCTTCAAGATCGGATGGAACATGGACAATCCATAATTTTTTTGGCAGAAGATTCAAACTCAGGTGAGGTTTCTGGATTCACACAACTTTATCCAGTGTTTTCATCAATCTCCATGCAGAGATCTTACATTTTGAATGATCTATATGTAAAGAAAGAATTTCGCAAACAAGGTATCGCCAAACTATTGATTGCTGAGGCAAAAACCTTTACTAAAACTAATTCAGGAAAAGGTTTGGAACTTTCCACTTCCACGCACAACAAAGAAGCTCGTGCTTTGTATGCGCAGGAAGGTTTTGAACAAGAAACTGAATTTTTGACTTATTTTTGGAAGTCCGTTTAA
- a CDS encoding FMN-binding negative transcriptional regulator produces MYIPEHFKMETEFIYQSIKENPFSILVSEIDGEMIATHLPLLLSEDKQSLIGHFAKPNPQKESFEKEVLCIFSGPHCYISPSWYETDRSVPTWNFTAVHAKGILTIVEDPEKIHKSLLALVKRFESKDSNYNVDFVDTQYIEGLKKGIVPFEIKITQLEGKQKLSQNHSLERRNLVIQELELLPGENERAIAKLMKDSIR; encoded by the coding sequence GTGTACATTCCCGAACATTTTAAGATGGAGACAGAATTCATTTACCAATCAATTAAAGAAAACCCATTTTCCATATTAGTTTCTGAAATTGATGGCGAGATGATCGCAACACACTTACCGCTACTTCTTTCTGAAGACAAACAATCGTTAATTGGTCATTTTGCAAAACCAAACCCACAAAAAGAAAGTTTCGAAAAAGAAGTCCTTTGTATTTTCTCTGGTCCTCATTGTTATATCTCTCCTTCTTGGTATGAAACAGATCGTTCCGTTCCCACTTGGAATTTTACCGCAGTGCATGCCAAAGGAATTTTAACCATTGTGGAAGATCCAGAGAAAATTCATAAAAGTTTACTCGCTCTTGTCAAAAGGTTTGAATCCAAAGATTCAAACTACAATGTTGATTTTGTAGATACCCAATACATTGAAGGATTAAAAAAAGGAATTGTTCCTTTTGAAATTAAAATCACTCAGTTGGAGGGAAAACAAAAGTTGAGCCAAAATCATTCATTGGAACGTCGTAACCTTGTCATTCAGGAATTGGAATTATTACCAGGCGAAAATGAAAGAGCCATTGCGAAATTAATGAAAGACAGTATCAGATAG
- the chrA gene encoding chromate efflux transporter, producing the protein MNLYWDLFKTFLLLGCTSFGGPVAHLGYFQHEFVEKKKWITSSAYADLVALSQFLPGPASSQVGIAIGQIRGGIPGGILAWFAFTLPSALIMIFFGLGVGLYPEFWNQGVLHGFKIAAVVVVSHAVWSMGVKLCPDKERISIALLALVISIGIGGMFGQLLPILLGGVFGFFFLKKELGLPHSPSGFKISPLYSYTLLVIFFLILFFLPFLANYLQNNSLRIFDSFFRVGSLVFGGGHVVLPLLKEEVVTTGLVSNQMFMVGYGAAQAIPGPLFTFTAYLGTVSTMTPNGIVGGIFCLVAAFLPAYLLIIGILPVWERFRKETWLQQSMSGINAVVVGLLFSALYSPVWTEAIFNRFDFVVFSIGFVLLMFWKLPSWIIVGLCALFGFCLNF; encoded by the coding sequence ATGAATTTATATTGGGATCTATTCAAAACTTTTTTGCTATTGGGATGTACTTCTTTTGGAGGTCCTGTTGCCCATTTAGGTTATTTCCAACATGAATTTGTGGAAAAGAAAAAATGGATCACTTCCTCCGCCTATGCAGACTTAGTAGCTCTTTCTCAGTTTTTACCTGGACCTGCGAGTAGCCAAGTCGGCATTGCCATTGGACAAATTCGCGGAGGTATCCCGGGCGGAATCCTTGCTTGGTTTGCATTCACACTTCCTTCCGCACTCATTATGATTTTTTTTGGTCTTGGTGTTGGTTTGTATCCTGAATTTTGGAACCAAGGTGTTTTGCATGGATTCAAAATTGCGGCAGTAGTCGTTGTCTCTCACGCGGTTTGGTCTATGGGTGTCAAACTTTGCCCCGATAAAGAAAGAATCAGCATCGCCTTGTTGGCATTAGTAATATCCATTGGCATTGGTGGGATGTTTGGACAACTCCTTCCTATTTTGTTAGGTGGTGTTTTTGGTTTTTTCTTTTTAAAAAAAGAACTAGGTCTTCCTCATTCTCCTTCTGGATTTAAAATTTCTCCTCTATATTCTTATACTCTGCTTGTTATTTTTTTTCTAATCTTATTTTTTCTTCCATTTTTGGCTAATTACTTACAAAACAATTCATTACGTATCTTTGATAGTTTCTTTCGAGTTGGATCATTGGTATTTGGTGGAGGACATGTTGTACTTCCCTTACTCAAAGAAGAGGTGGTCACAACTGGTTTGGTATCGAACCAAATGTTTATGGTGGGTTACGGTGCGGCACAAGCCATTCCCGGTCCTTTGTTTACCTTCACTGCCTATCTCGGAACTGTTTCGACAATGACACCCAATGGAATCGTTGGTGGAATTTTTTGTTTAGTCGCCGCATTTTTACCAGCCTACTTACTGATCATTGGTATACTTCCCGTTTGGGAGAGGTTTCGCAAAGAAACTTGGTTGCAACAATCCATGTCAGGAATCAATGCTGTGGTGGTTGGATTACTTTTTTCTGCTTTGTATTCACCAGTATGGACAGAAGCGATCTTCAATCGATTTGATTTTGTTGTATTTTCAATCGGGTTTGTTTTGCTTATGTTTTGGAAGCTTCCTTCATGGATCATTGTAGGTCTATGCGCCTTGTTTGGTTTTTGTTTGAATTTCTAA
- a CDS encoding NAD(P)/FAD-dependent oxidoreductase, with protein sequence MKLELNVRVTPEIAANPDHLLQFVSKQNKIPKTSIKHIECTSRSIDARQRNVVFQLRLDVYVNEDFIPLEYTIPSFPNVNLAEPVLIIGAGPAGLFAALRVLELGKKPIILERGKNVKDRIEDLRGINVHHIVNEDSNYCFGEGGAGTYSDGKLYTRSKKRGNIRKVLEYLVSFGATKQILVDAHPHIGTNKLPRIIQNIRECILSSGGEIHFQTRITDLILSGNSITGVKSLSGDKWMAKNVIIATGHSGREMFQLLYEKGIEIQTKPLAIGVRVEHPQSLIDSIQYHCDVKNPLLPASEYSLVKQINGRGVYSFCMCPGGVIAPCATKPGEVVTNGWSSAERSRPTANSGIVVELRFDDFKPFESFGVFSALQYQSVIEQKAFQLNGGTQKAPAQRMVDFTKDRISTDLPKTSYTPGLVSVSLSDLLPPLIADSLKKGFQEFESSMKGYFTNEAIIHAPETRTSSPIQVPRNPDTLEHIKIKGLFPCGEGAGYAGGIVSAAIDGMKCAEAALTGSFTK encoded by the coding sequence GTGAAACTAGAATTAAATGTCCGAGTGACTCCAGAGATTGCCGCAAACCCAGACCATCTTTTACAATTTGTTTCCAAACAAAACAAAATTCCCAAAACTTCCATCAAACATATTGAATGTACTTCTCGTTCCATTGATGCAAGACAAAGAAATGTAGTGTTCCAATTACGTTTGGACGTCTACGTAAACGAAGATTTTATTCCTTTAGAATATACCATCCCTAGTTTTCCCAATGTAAACCTTGCAGAACCTGTGTTAATCATTGGTGCAGGCCCCGCAGGGTTATTTGCCGCCTTACGTGTATTAGAATTGGGAAAAAAACCAATCATTCTGGAACGAGGAAAGAATGTAAAAGATCGAATTGAAGACCTTCGGGGCATCAATGTCCATCATATCGTAAACGAAGATTCGAATTATTGTTTTGGTGAAGGGGGAGCAGGTACTTATTCGGATGGAAAACTTTATACTAGATCCAAAAAACGAGGAAATATCCGAAAGGTTTTGGAATACCTGGTAAGTTTTGGAGCCACCAAACAGATTCTTGTCGATGCACATCCTCATATTGGTACAAACAAACTTCCACGTATCATTCAAAATATCAGAGAGTGTATTCTTTCTTCTGGTGGAGAAATCCATTTCCAAACACGTATCACTGATTTAATACTTTCCGGAAATTCCATCACGGGAGTGAAATCTCTCTCTGGAGATAAGTGGATGGCAAAAAATGTCATCATTGCCACGGGCCATTCCGGGAGAGAGATGTTCCAACTTCTCTACGAAAAAGGAATCGAAATCCAAACAAAACCATTGGCCATTGGTGTTCGAGTGGAACACCCACAGAGTTTGATTGATTCTATTCAATACCATTGTGATGTGAAAAATCCATTATTACCTGCATCTGAATATTCTCTAGTGAAACAAATCAATGGTCGTGGGGTTTATAGTTTTTGTATGTGTCCCGGTGGTGTCATTGCACCTTGCGCCACCAAACCAGGGGAAGTTGTCACTAATGGATGGTCAAGTGCAGAACGTTCTCGTCCCACTGCTAATTCCGGAATTGTCGTAGAACTTCGATTTGACGACTTCAAACCATTTGAATCCTTTGGAGTTTTTTCTGCGCTTCAATACCAATCGGTAATTGAACAAAAAGCCTTTCAATTGAACGGGGGAACACAGAAAGCCCCTGCACAACGGATGGTTGATTTCACAAAGGATAGAATTTCGACAGACCTCCCCAAAACTTCCTACACACCAGGTCTTGTCTCTGTTTCACTTTCTGATTTACTTCCTCCACTCATCGCAGACTCACTAAAAAAAGGATTCCAAGAATTTGAATCCTCAATGAAAGGATACTTCACCAACGAAGCCATCATCCATGCACCTGAAACACGTACATCCTCGCCAATCCAAGTTCCTAGAAATCCTGACACATTGGAACATATAAAAATCAAAGGATTGTTTCCCTGTGGAGAAGGAGCAGGTTATGCGGGTGGAATTGTCTCAGCGGCCATTGATGGAATGAAATGTGCAGAAGCCGCACTCACAGGCAGTTTTACAAAATAA
- a CDS encoding DUF2079 domain-containing protein yields MKRILFHLPSFVLWMVVFYFLSERSIFRYQHMGAGVDVGLFENLFYNLVHNAKAVTSIGIDGNLHHYFSDHINWYIYPLSMLYGLFPFVETLLIFQAFVLSFPILILPIYKFDLFYQWLYPFLYSLFLPIYWIHIFDFHPEVVWIPLFFLFYYFWKQNSLYWILFFVLSLLAKEECALVFIVFSLVEWKLKKKESFWIGILSFVYFFFCLLLLSLLRDSNLNHLVPAHWERYQHPFTALHNLHLFPYLFLFLNLPFLFLQFKNQFILCLIPYFLYSIFSSYEVNKTPFTHHSFIAVPIILISFLEVIERYSQKSKLLFGGAALLVSTTLFFGFGPFSKSYSYKKEYMNPGVSVKDVSILRNLVPGKSVVSNVPQYLSNRKDVQLIFPNRNDSAEYFVYYQFNTQLLPSYIPNGYQWEQNIENYIQIYKLKKID; encoded by the coding sequence ATGAAACGGATTTTGTTTCACTTACCATCCTTTGTTTTATGGATGGTTGTATTTTATTTTTTATCAGAAAGGTCTATCTTTCGTTACCAACATATGGGTGCGGGAGTGGACGTTGGTCTTTTTGAAAATCTATTTTATAATTTAGTCCACAATGCAAAGGCTGTTACCTCCATTGGAATTGATGGCAATTTACACCATTACTTTTCCGACCATATCAATTGGTATATTTATCCCTTATCTATGTTATATGGTCTATTTCCTTTTGTCGAAACTTTACTGATCTTTCAAGCCTTTGTTTTAAGTTTTCCCATTCTGATCTTACCCATTTACAAATTCGATTTATTTTACCAATGGCTTTATCCTTTTTTATATTCTCTTTTTTTACCAATCTACTGGATTCATATCTTTGATTTCCATCCTGAAGTGGTATGGATCCCTTTGTTTTTTTTGTTTTATTACTTTTGGAAACAAAACTCGCTTTATTGGATCTTGTTCTTTGTATTAAGTTTGCTTGCCAAAGAAGAATGTGCCTTGGTTTTTATTGTTTTTTCTTTAGTGGAATGGAAATTGAAAAAAAAAGAAAGTTTTTGGATTGGAATACTATCCTTTGTTTACTTTTTTTTCTGCCTTCTATTACTAAGTTTACTGAGAGATTCAAATTTGAACCATCTGGTACCTGCACATTGGGAACGTTATCAACATCCTTTCACTGCTTTACACAATTTACATTTGTTTCCATATCTTTTTTTGTTTCTAAACTTGCCGTTTCTATTTTTACAATTTAAGAATCAATTTATATTATGTTTAATCCCATATTTTCTCTATTCTATTTTTTCTTCTTATGAAGTGAACAAAACGCCATTCACTCACCATAGTTTTATTGCCGTCCCCATCATTCTAATTAGTTTCCTTGAGGTGATTGAACGATATTCTCAAAAATCAAAACTTTTGTTTGGTGGAGCTGCCTTACTTGTCTCAACGACTCTATTTTTTGGGTTCGGTCCTTTTTCCAAATCTTACTCTTACAAAAAAGAATATATGAATCCAGGAGTTTCCGTAAAAGATGTGAGCATACTTCGTAATTTGGTACCAGGTAAATCAGTAGTTTCTAATGTTCCGCAGTATCTTTCCAACCGAAAGGATGTGCAGCTAATTTTTCCCAATAGAAATGATTCTGCAGAATATTTTGTTTACTATCAATTTAATACTCAGCTATTACCCTCTTATATTCCCAATGGATACCAATGGGAGCAAAATATAGAAAACTATATACAAATCTATAAACTAAAGAAAATTGATTGA
- a CDS encoding LBF_2127 family putative lipoprotein → MKSIIYCIILFSLIHCSVDLRQVPPPSPNGNLNRPQSNLPLVIGKFEILSADRGVYTDAWRMAFKGHLTSSGLFSTVVTELDSKLISDFYTIDVEMKTLYNDKYNWWYTFPAVYPFTGIWPIQYRIAEYTVDFKYKLYKNKTLVKEEEISKTGKTDEFLYGFYKVRNFQRMIEETNLEAVNTCIKNLSESL, encoded by the coding sequence ATGAAATCTATTATCTATTGCATTATACTATTTTCTCTCATTCATTGTTCTGTTGATTTGCGTCAGGTTCCGCCTCCTTCGCCCAATGGAAATTTGAATCGACCACAATCTAACCTGCCATTAGTGATCGGAAAGTTTGAAATCCTGTCCGCAGATCGTGGAGTGTATACGGATGCTTGGCGTATGGCATTTAAAGGCCACCTAACTTCCTCGGGTTTGTTTTCCACAGTAGTCACAGAACTAGACTCCAAATTAATATCAGATTTTTACACCATTGATGTAGAGATGAAAACTCTCTATAACGACAAATACAATTGGTGGTATACCTTTCCTGCCGTGTATCCGTTCACAGGCATTTGGCCAATTCAATATAGAATAGCAGAGTACACTGTTGATTTTAAATACAAATTATATAAAAACAAAACTCTTGTTAAGGAAGAAGAAATCTCTAAAACAGGAAAAACTGACGAATTCTTATATGGATTTTATAAAGTAAGAAACTTTCAGCGAATGATTGAAGAAACAAACTTAGAAGCTGTTAACACATGTATCAAAAATTTATCAGAATCATTATAA
- a CDS encoding TolC family protein, with product MVRFYQYILSVFLLMVYVPHLRAEPVDFYDLPKLVGEKSYELKLKEMEIERKKVDIDSRNLRYLPSVNLEHSPFFESLRGDGYNRKGWSTSLNLNWNFQDQGNTVLTNMILELEYERLLLEYRALYQKELFDQAFQYAETLKLLAFYDYDFSNETDADKQFQTVQKLYKQGIESYLVTQNSKVDYFFYKYNAIKSRLDQQKSQSIFRRKFLLKDVALKEIPQREYKILPLESTLSEYEKNLSDLNFDIILTINQVKILEIQKMVRFNELWVPDFFVNVYNQSSRESFSGLSGTWANSMEVYDYSRNDFSRYARSSDADYNVGGNFGFRFPLFNRWLSKNEFDKSKIEIKLAKSQSQFLRENTGLYFFELIQQHNNLIELYDISRESKRIAKENYQIMEKAYKTGSASIIELQTVDRRLRDVMRNEIQNRYDLIQLRLQIGLLLGDTMKFLNN from the coding sequence GTGGTTCGTTTTTATCAATATATACTTTCAGTTTTTTTACTTATGGTTTATGTTCCGCATTTAAGGGCAGAACCTGTAGATTTTTATGACTTACCTAAGTTAGTGGGAGAAAAGTCATATGAATTGAAATTGAAAGAAATGGAAATCGAACGAAAAAAAGTTGATATCGATTCAAGAAATTTACGTTATTTACCTTCTGTCAATTTAGAACATTCCCCTTTTTTCGAATCACTCAGAGGAGATGGTTACAATAGGAAAGGATGGAGTACTTCATTAAATCTCAATTGGAATTTTCAAGACCAAGGGAACACAGTTCTTACCAATATGATATTGGAATTAGAATATGAACGATTGTTATTGGAATATCGTGCTCTTTATCAAAAGGAATTGTTTGACCAAGCATTTCAATATGCTGAAACATTGAAACTTTTGGCTTTTTATGATTATGATTTTTCCAATGAAACTGATGCAGATAAACAATTCCAAACGGTCCAAAAATTATACAAACAGGGAATTGAGTCATATTTGGTAACTCAAAACTCCAAGGTGGATTATTTCTTTTATAAATACAATGCCATTAAATCAAGGTTAGACCAACAAAAAAGTCAGTCCATATTTAGAAGAAAGTTTTTATTAAAAGATGTCGCTTTAAAAGAAATCCCCCAGCGCGAATACAAAATTCTCCCTTTGGAATCTACTCTCTCCGAATACGAAAAAAATCTATCGGATCTAAACTTTGACATTATTTTGACAATCAATCAAGTGAAGATTTTAGAAATTCAAAAGATGGTTCGATTTAACGAACTTTGGGTTCCTGATTTTTTTGTGAATGTTTACAATCAATCTAGTCGTGAATCGTTTTCTGGTTTGAGTGGGACCTGGGCAAACTCCATGGAAGTTTACGATTACAGTCGAAATGATTTTAGTAGATATGCTAGATCATCGGATGCAGACTATAATGTAGGCGGAAATTTTGGTTTTAGATTTCCTTTATTCAATCGGTGGTTGTCTAAAAATGAATTTGATAAATCTAAAATTGAAATCAAATTAGCTAAATCTCAGTCTCAGTTTTTAAGAGAAAATACAGGTTTGTATTTCTTTGAATTGATTCAACAACATAACAATCTAATTGAGTTATACGATATTTCTCGTGAGAGCAAACGGATTGCTAAAGAAAACTACCAGATTATGGAAAAAGCCTACAAAACAGGTTCTGCTTCTATTATCGAATTACAGACTGTTGATAGGCGACTTCGTGATGTTATGCGCAATGAAATCCAAAACCGTTATGATTTAATTCAACTGCGACTTCAAATAGGTCTTCTTTTAGGAGACACTATGAAGTTTTTAAATAACTAA
- a CDS encoding ATP-binding cassette domain-containing protein yields MKNKKKEIPSLVFEDDFLSTLTANDFKKFLSLFEFRSLVANDRMGGSELDPTPILIVETGRIQVKLKINEKELLIKTLTEGSFYGISEFSSDSLKKQLFQVEENSNVRVLPQIQFLRFIESDKNRKKLWSEYKEKVQLRDELRIHPYFRKLSNSEIQELSKVLIKRKITSGQILMKEGSKSSSLFFIRSGRFKVTKSTWQKDYFSFVEAGSVLGEMGVLEKKARNATVTAVEESFVYELSSKDAEIFFKKSESLLITIRSIMSERKLNLGDGSDEDNFETSSIYEEDKFHFLPKLKFSPPLRNQIRFPFLFQDGKSQSGDACRKMIFRYWGFSFADYDADSTFPDFDPDIRPNHWKASFGEEKGDCYFVNWKDHELELNNSPTINFFENSRYVVLKSIGKKRVLIMDPEFGEVNLSREEWEQKASDVVIYFIPKNKPEQNWELKNRFFAGLAEYFLPAIQYLKAGIVASFVIKGLEVFIPLVNLYLIDAVLLQENKEFFFPVILVVVLLSFSQSFLAYFRSNVIFFTSNRVNQTIAIRFLVKLISLPISFFERNRKGEILTRWEEIESVIMFFSDQGAMKFFDLLFSSLVFIIFLFLSPLLLVIIGLLILPEMLILRALTPKIIEETKKESLKKSETLSYFIETIHGFETIKNLGATYSHRWDFEKRLTTQLNSEGKKLFYSNLIFTNTEFFKQITVVIVMLVGSLLILKDQMTLGTLYAVIGLVAYIRNPIVSLYDDFLKFQKANVSWNRLRSFESLDSEITDRDNLFKVDLPEVKGNIEFNNLSFSYDSQKPESGIRNLKIKIQAGKKVAFVGRSGSGKSTILKLILGLYNPQEGEIIIDDVSLDEIWLPSLRTKIGVLFQENPLIAGTVRENISITKPEATLSEVVEAAKLACIHDDIVKLPLGYDTEISERGFIFSGGQKQRVSLARLFLQKPNLLLLDEPTASLDKETEARILSHINTVFAGATIITVAHRLDTIRNYDQIFVLERGKLEGKGTHRELLSKGGIYQLLHSKQEAIR; encoded by the coding sequence TTGAAAAATAAGAAAAAGGAAATTCCTAGTTTAGTATTTGAGGATGATTTTTTATCCACACTTACAGCTAATGATTTTAAAAAATTTCTTAGTTTATTTGAATTTAGATCCCTCGTTGCAAATGATAGAATGGGGGGTAGTGAATTAGACCCAACACCGATTCTAATTGTGGAAACAGGTAGGATTCAGGTTAAATTAAAAATCAATGAAAAAGAACTTTTGATTAAAACATTAACAGAAGGTTCTTTTTATGGAATCTCTGAATTTTCTTCTGATTCATTAAAAAAACAACTATTCCAAGTCGAAGAAAATTCAAATGTTCGTGTCTTACCTCAAATTCAATTTTTAAGATTTATAGAATCCGATAAAAATAGAAAAAAATTATGGAGCGAATATAAAGAAAAAGTCCAACTCCGTGATGAATTAAGAATTCATCCTTACTTTAGAAAACTTTCCAATTCAGAAATACAAGAGTTATCAAAAGTTCTGATAAAACGAAAAATTACATCGGGACAAATATTAATGAAAGAAGGAAGCAAAAGTTCTTCTCTATTTTTTATTCGTTCAGGAAGGTTCAAAGTCACTAAATCCACTTGGCAAAAAGACTATTTTTCTTTTGTTGAAGCAGGATCGGTGTTAGGTGAGATGGGGGTTTTAGAAAAAAAGGCAAGAAACGCAACAGTTACGGCTGTAGAAGAAAGTTTTGTTTATGAACTTTCCTCCAAAGATGCAGAAATATTTTTCAAAAAATCAGAAAGTCTATTAATTACCATTCGTTCAATTATGAGCGAAAGGAAACTCAACTTAGGAGATGGTTCGGATGAAGATAATTTTGAAACTTCTTCAATTTATGAAGAGGACAAGTTTCATTTTCTACCCAAACTAAAATTTTCTCCTCCATTACGAAATCAAATACGATTCCCCTTTCTTTTTCAAGATGGTAAGTCACAATCAGGTGATGCATGTCGAAAGATGATATTTCGCTATTGGGGATTTTCTTTTGCAGACTATGATGCAGATTCTACTTTTCCAGATTTTGATCCTGACATTCGCCCTAACCATTGGAAGGCAAGTTTTGGTGAAGAAAAGGGTGATTGTTATTTTGTAAATTGGAAAGATCATGAATTAGAATTAAATAACAGTCCAACAATAAACTTTTTTGAAAATTCTAGATATGTTGTCCTAAAATCGATTGGGAAAAAAAGAGTTCTAATCATGGATCCAGAGTTTGGTGAAGTGAATCTTTCTCGCGAAGAGTGGGAGCAGAAAGCATCGGATGTAGTCATTTATTTCATTCCGAAAAATAAACCAGAACAAAATTGGGAATTGAAGAATCGTTTTTTTGCAGGCCTTGCGGAATATTTTTTACCTGCCATTCAATATTTAAAAGCAGGGATTGTTGCTAGTTTTGTGATAAAAGGATTAGAGGTTTTTATTCCGCTAGTTAATCTGTATTTAATAGATGCAGTATTATTACAAGAGAACAAAGAATTCTTTTTTCCGGTGATTTTAGTTGTTGTTTTGTTAAGTTTTTCGCAATCGTTTCTTGCATATTTTAGATCGAATGTAATTTTTTTTACAAGCAATCGAGTGAATCAAACAATTGCGATTCGTTTTTTAGTGAAATTAATTTCATTACCTATATCTTTTTTTGAAAGGAATAGGAAAGGTGAAATTCTCACTCGTTGGGAAGAGATAGAATCCGTAATTATGTTTTTTTCTGACCAAGGTGCAATGAAATTTTTTGATTTGCTTTTTAGTTCTTTAGTTTTCATTATTTTTCTTTTTCTTTCCCCACTCTTACTTGTCATTATAGGTTTGTTAATTTTACCTGAAATGTTAATTCTCCGTGCTCTAACACCGAAGATTATTGAAGAAACAAAAAAAGAGTCATTAAAAAAATCTGAAACTCTAAGTTACTTTATAGAAACAATTCATGGTTTCGAAACGATTAAAAACTTAGGCGCTACCTATTCACATCGATGGGATTTTGAAAAAAGACTTACAACTCAATTAAATTCCGAAGGAAAAAAACTGTTTTATTCCAACTTAATATTTACAAACACTGAATTTTTTAAACAGATCACTGTTGTTATTGTTATGTTAGTTGGAAGTTTATTGATCTTAAAAGATCAAATGACATTGGGTACATTATATGCTGTCATCGGACTTGTTGCTTACATTCGAAATCCGATTGTTTCTTTATACGATGATTTTTTAAAATTCCAAAAAGCAAATGTTTCTTGGAATCGATTACGAAGTTTTGAATCTTTAGATAGTGAGATTACTGACCGAGACAATTTATTCAAAGTAGATTTGCCCGAAGTAAAAGGGAATATAGAGTTTAATAATTTAAGTTTTTCCTATGATAGTCAAAAACCGGAATCCGGAATTCGAAATTTAAAAATTAAGATTCAAGCAGGTAAAAAAGTCGCTTTTGTGGGACGAAGTGGAAGTGGAAAATCTACTATTTTAAAACTCATTCTTGGTTTGTACAATCCACAAGAAGGTGAAATCATTATTGATGATGTATCTTTAGACGAGATTTGGCTTCCAAGTTTACGGACTAAAATAGGAGTTTTGTTTCAAGAGAATCCATTGATTGCAGGTACTGTCAGGGAAAATATTTCCATCACAAAACCAGAAGCAACTCTAAGCGAAGTAGTTGAGGCAGCAAAACTTGCCTGTATTCATGATGATATCGTCAAACTTCCGCTTGGTTATGACACTGAAATTTCTGAAAGAGGGTTTATTTTCTCTGGCGGTCAAAAACAAAGAGTTTCTCTTGCACGACTGTTTTTACAAAAGCCAAATCTTCTACTATTGGATGAGCCAACAGCTTCGCTGGATAAGGAAACCGAAGCCCGAATTCTGTCTCATATAAATACAGTGTTTGCAGGCGCAACTATCATCACAGTAGCCCATAGATTGGATACAATCCGTAATTATGATCAGATTTTTGTATTGGAACGAGGAAAACTGGAGGGTAAAGGTACTCACCGGGAATTACTTTCTAAAGGTGGAATTTACCAATTACTTCATTCCAAACAGGAAGCGATCCGATAA